AGCACCGGCACTGTAGGTCAGGCAGGGCTGGAGCTGGGAGAGTCCCGCCAGCAGAGCCGTTTTAGTCCTGAGGGGCTGAAGGAACATTTCAATCACTGGCTGGTGGAAATGAAACAGAAGTTCCTGCAAAACCGGGTTCAGCTAAAGGAAGTGCAAAAGCCCTACCGGGGACTGGACTGGTGGGTGCGGAAATAGAGGTACGAAGTTCGAGGTTTGAGATTAGAAATAAAGGAGGCCTTGTCTTTTGACAAGGCCTCCTTAAGCTAGGGTAAATGGTGTCTGGTTAAATAAATGCTGGGTTGTTGCTGCTTACATTTCATCTAAAGGAGACTGGACCAGAGTTGTGATGGTTGCTACGGCCTGTGCTGCGTCTTCACCACTAGCTTTCACTGTAAGAATATCACCGGGCCGGGCGGTTAAAGTAAGGATGCCCATCAGGCTGCGGGCATCTACCTCTTTTTCGCCTTTGGCCAGTCGGATATCGGCTTTAAAACGGCTGGCAGCCTGGATCAGTAATGCGGCTGGCCGCGCGTGCAAGCCGGTAGGATTTTTCACAGCGGCAGTTTGTTGAACCATGTCGACCCCTCCCTGCGTAGGTCTCACTATCTATCCCAACCATTCAAGGTGGAATATCTACCGTTCACCTTTATTTTACTACCATTCACCGACGTTTGACAAGGGGGTAAACGGAAAAAATTTGGGGTAAACGGTTGTTTTTTGGGGGTGAACGGTTAAAATAATAAGTTGAGTGGTAATTACCAGCAAAGGAGGCAATCAGATTGGCTAATATACCTGTAGCACAATGGGCTATAATTGGCGGTTCCAGTACCAATTCCATCTCCTTTCCCCGGGACTTGCCCTGGCCGGGCCTGGAGATTATTGCGGAAGACCTGGTTTTTGCTACCCCCTGGGGCAGTTCACCGCCTTTTACCTATTTCCAGCTGGGGGAGAAAAAAGTGCTGACCTGCCGTATGCATGGCTGGCGGCGGGGAGTGAGCCGGGCTGATGCTTCGCGCCAGGTGTTCTGGGTCTTGCGGGAGGCTGGAGTACATACAGTGCTGGCCGAAGGAGGGGTGGGGTCAGTCAATCACCTCTTGCGGCCAGCGGATGTAGTAATACCCAATGATTATATCGACCAGTCCATGCGCAAGGATGTGGAACTGGATGGCCGTTATTTGCTGGTAATGCGGCAGGCCCTCTGTCCGGAATTGCGTCGACTACTGGTTCAGGCGGCGGAAAAATACGCAGCCGGACGGGTGTTTGATCGCTCTATCTATGCCTGTACTGATGGCCGTCATTTTGAAAGCCCGGCGGAAGTGCAGCTCTTAAAGCTGGCCGGGGCTGATGTGATTGGACAGAGCATCTGTCCGGAGGTGTATCTGGCCCGGGAGATTGGCGCCTGTTATGCCCGGGTGGATCTGGTGGTCAATTATGCGGAAGGAATTATCAAGGATTGGGAGCATGAAGAGCTAAAGGAGCTGTTCTACGGCCAGAGTCAGCGTATAGGCGCCATATTACTGGAAGCTCTGGCGGCAGCCCCTGCCGCCAGAGAGTGTGGTTGTGCTGATTTGCGCAAACCGACTTTGCTCAAGGAGATGCAAGGAGAGGAAAAGGATGTTTAATATCGTTCTGGTCGAGCCGGAAATACCCCAGAATACCGGCAATATTGCCCGTACCTGTGCTGCTACCGGCGCTAGCCTGCACCTGGTTCATCCCCTGGGGTTTTCCGTGGATGACCGTTCCTTGAAAAGGGCGGGCCTGGATTACTGGCACCTGCTGGATGTTCATCATTATGATAACCTGGAGCATTTCCTGGCTGTGCACGGGGGTAAAACCCTCTGGCTGGCTACCACCAAGGGCAGTGTCTGGCATACGGAAGTCAGCTATCGGCCGGGGGATTTTCTCCTCTTTGGCAAGGAAACCAAAGGGCTGCCGGCAGAATTGCTGGCAGCCCGTCCCCATCACCGCATTCGCCTGCCCATGCGGGAAGATGCCCGCAGTCTCAATCTTTCCAATGCGGTGGCGGTAGTAGTTTATGAAGCTTTGCGGCAAAACAATTTTGCCGGCTTAAAGTAATTAGCGTAACCAGCCCCAGCCCTGATAGATAAAGGTCAGGCTGATATAAATCAGGAAAAGACCGCAGATGCGGATAATCCAGGTATAAAGCCGCGGGCTCAGTAAACGCCGGCCATGGGTGAGAGCCAGAATTACCCCACCATACCAGACCAGGTCGGCAGCAATATGGCCGGTATAAAAAGCGCCTATCCCCCAGGGGCC
The nucleotide sequence above comes from Carboxydocella sporoproducens DSM 16521. Encoded proteins:
- the trmL gene encoding tRNA (uridine(34)/cytosine(34)/5-carboxymethylaminomethyluridine(34)-2'-O)-methyltransferase TrmL, with the protein product MFNIVLVEPEIPQNTGNIARTCAATGASLHLVHPLGFSVDDRSLKRAGLDYWHLLDVHHYDNLEHFLAVHGGKTLWLATTKGSVWHTEVSYRPGDFLLFGKETKGLPAELLAARPHHRIRLPMREDARSLNLSNAVAVVVYEALRQNNFAGLK
- a CDS encoding MTAP family purine nucleoside phosphorylase, which gives rise to MRLANIPVAQWAIIGGSSTNSISFPRDLPWPGLEIIAEDLVFATPWGSSPPFTYFQLGEKKVLTCRMHGWRRGVSRADASRQVFWVLREAGVHTVLAEGGVGSVNHLLRPADVVIPNDYIDQSMRKDVELDGRYLLVMRQALCPELRRLLVQAAEKYAAGRVFDRSIYACTDGRHFESPAEVQLLKLAGADVIGQSICPEVYLAREIGACYARVDLVVNYAEGIIKDWEHEELKELFYGQSQRIGAILLEALAAAPAARECGCADLRKPTLLKEMQGEEKDV
- a CDS encoding HPr family phosphocarrier protein, which produces MVQQTAAVKNPTGLHARPAALLIQAASRFKADIRLAKGEKEVDARSLMGILTLTARPGDILTVKASGEDAAQAVATITTLVQSPLDEM